One Defluviimonas sp. SAOS-178_SWC DNA window includes the following coding sequences:
- a CDS encoding NnrS family protein, whose translation MTAVRRFFGEGFRVFFLSAGLYALLAVGLWTVSLVMPVPLPSRVPSVEWHAHELIFGFGAAALGGFLLTAVPNWTGARAARHVFIVVAAGLWLAGRLAVGFSDMLSPVLVAVTDLAFLPVLAAKIATQFIRRPKPQNVMFLGLLALIWTANLFVHLDWTGLATGTARVGLYAGLYGLVAMIAVLGGRVTPAFTRNAMRRSGRETGLPRSFPRLDAAAIAAAIALVLATLAGAPDRIVGIVALLAGAGQIARLAFWRGGYTLGQPILWSLHLSFALIGIGLVLAGLAAFGIGDPVGALHVVAIGGVGGMTLAVMSRASLGHSGRPLVAPAPLAIAYGLLPVAALLRWVAATVPDVFRAATLAAGAAWMLAFLLYVTALWPALWGPRLAQSPE comes from the coding sequence ATGACGGCGGTGCGGCGTTTTTTCGGCGAGGGCTTCCGGGTGTTCTTCCTGTCGGCCGGGCTCTACGCCCTTCTCGCGGTCGGTCTCTGGACCGTGTCCCTCGTCATGCCGGTGCCGCTGCCGTCCCGCGTTCCTTCGGTGGAGTGGCATGCCCACGAACTGATCTTCGGCTTCGGCGCCGCCGCGCTTGGCGGGTTCCTGCTGACCGCCGTTCCGAACTGGACCGGTGCGCGGGCGGCGCGGCACGTCTTCATTGTGGTGGCTGCGGGTCTCTGGCTTGCCGGGCGACTCGCCGTCGGGTTTTCGGACATGCTGTCCCCCGTCCTCGTCGCCGTGACCGATCTCGCCTTCCTGCCGGTTCTGGCGGCAAAGATCGCCACCCAGTTCATCCGCCGGCCGAAGCCGCAGAACGTCATGTTCCTCGGCCTGCTCGCCCTCATCTGGACGGCGAACCTCTTCGTCCATCTGGACTGGACCGGCCTCGCCACCGGCACCGCGCGCGTCGGGCTTTACGCCGGGCTCTACGGGCTGGTCGCGATGATCGCGGTCCTCGGCGGGCGGGTCACGCCGGCCTTCACGCGCAACGCGATGAGGCGCTCGGGCCGCGAGACCGGCCTGCCGCGGTCATTCCCGCGCCTTGACGCGGCGGCGATCGCGGCGGCGATCGCGCTCGTGCTCGCGACACTCGCGGGCGCGCCCGACAGGATTGTCGGCATCGTTGCGCTGCTCGCGGGCGCGGGCCAGATCGCGCGGCTTGCCTTCTGGCGCGGCGGATACACGCTTGGCCAGCCGATCCTCTGGTCGCTTCACCTGTCGTTTGCCCTGATCGGCATCGGCCTCGTTCTTGCCGGCCTTGCCGCCTTCGGTATCGGCGACCCCGTCGGCGCGCTTCATGTCGTCGCCATCGGCGGGGTCGGGGGCATGACGCTCGCGGTCATGTCGCGGGCAAGTCTCGGCCATAGCGGCCGGCCGCTCGTCGCGCCCGCTCCGCTCGCGATCGCCTACGGGCTTCTTCCCGTCGCGGCGCTCCTGCGCTGGGTCGCCGCGACCGTTCCCGACGTCTTCCGTGCCGCGACGCTGGCGGCCGGGGCGGCCTGGATGCTCGCCTTTCTGCTTTACGTAACGGCACTCTGGCCCGCCTTATGGGGGCCACGCCTGGCCCAATCCCCGGAGTAG